CGAAGCGGCATGGCAACGAGGGTACAAGCTATGATGTGACAACCAATGAGGCAGCGCAGCGAAGGGTTGACGAGGACAAGGCAACTCGGTAACGAGACGACTCAACAATTATTCGATGTGGCTAAGACACGGTGAGGATGAAGAAAAGCCGATGTTGTGCAGGGAGCTGGGTGCTAGCTGTCAAAGATGAGCTAGCGTGGAGGAGCAAATGCCAGCACCTTGTTACCATGGTGACACGGGGTCTAGCTAGGGGCTGCAAGTACGACCTACAGCGGAGGGGGGCTAGGTAAGGAGAGTAAgatcactacttaaaaaaaaaagatttttgcgGATGTATCCCTATTTTATCGTAGGTGGGGTAAAAGAACATCAGTAGTAAAATATTTGGGTAGTGTTTGATTAAGACCTGCCTATGAAaatatactatttatttttttgtattAGAGTCTTTTAAGAGGCCCGCCAGCGAATATGAATTTTCACATCCAGGAGTTTCTCTACTCTATCTACAGTTCATGCAACAACCACTGctgcactctttttttttttgtctttgcatgctcggcctcgccgcctcccctttTTCACTCCATTCCCattttctcttctccctccttggCCCATTTTAGACTCATCTCCCCTACttgccccctcctctctctccctctcactctCGTCCAAGGCTCAGGCTAGACGGCTACGAGGGCGGGCAGCGGGAGTGGTGGCGCCCACGGGAGTGGCAGATCCTCCCAGTTCGATCGGGGACAATGGCGGCGACAACTAGAGTAGTGACGGTGATGATGACGGCGCGGTGATGGTGACttcggcgacggtggtggcagcTGCGACAACGACGGCAGCAGCTTCGGGTGCTATGTTTTCGAGAGAATAAGAGAGCTAGGGTTTCAACTGAATTTTCTcttgaaatttttatttttttatcaaaattgttTTCACATACAAGAAGCATAGATGTCCGCGTACGAAATCAAGGTTTTCGCAGACGGTTGCACCGCATGTATGAAAAGATCCTGATTTCTGCAAATACCTGGGCGCATGTGGCAAAACGGGTTCTGGCCTTCTACGATAATCCTTTTTCGTACTAGTGTATATTAGTTAGGAGTTTAAGGTTGAGTTTATATATATGGGCAACTTGGAATAGGCAAGTTTCACCTATATTCTTAGAATGAGTTATTTTTAGAGAGATAACTCGTACCGCGAGGTCTTAACGGGTTATCCGTAgtaacttaggctgtgttcagtAGTGTGCTTTCCCAACTTATATCCTCCTTTTCCACGCGCATGTTTTTCAATCTACTAAATGGTGtgctttttaaaaagaaatctatagaaaaattactttaaaaatcatattaatcatttttaagttagttttagctaataatttattaatcatgtactaatgaaCTGTCCCCTTTTTCGTGCCAAAGGGAAGGTTCTCAACTCAGAGCAACAAACGTGCAGCCTTAGGGCATGCCCAACGCTCCACCGTGGAGCGTGGTCTCACACCTCCCAAAGCGAATATTCGCGCCACGTTGGAAGGAGCTGCGCGCCTGCAGGGGTGTGCAATATTGCAGGAGGTCCGCGCACCTTTGTCAAAGGCACCGCACTTTTGCCCGGAGGAATCGACGAGGATGCGCGTTGGGTAGCTGTGTCGCCCCATGCCGTCGCTTCAGCTCGCCATCAACTCAAGCTCCCGCGCCATTGCCATCACAGTCAAGGTCGAGGTCATCGCTGCCGTGCGGatccggcgagctcgaggccaATCGGTGGGGGAGAAGAAGCACGACTGCGCATCGGTCCCGGCCATTGCCGCGTCGagaccggccgccgcctcgtcaaTCCCCGCCATCGCCGCATGGatcccggcggccgccgccgagtgGATCCGCGGCCGTCGCGTCGATCTCGGCCACTGCCAAGTGgatccgcggccgccgcgtcggtcccagtcgctgccgctgctcgatccgccaccgcgccgcttgatatgccacctcctcctcctcgattcgCCACCGCACGGCTCGATCTGTTGCTTCCTCCTcgatccgccaccaccgccgctcgaTCCGGCGGTGGGGAGAGCGTCCAGGccgaggagaggcggcgccgcctccggaTAGAGAGGAGGCACTGAAGAGATTGGGgagatgggggaggagagaggggttgATGTTTATATATGTCAGTGATTTATAGGGTATACTGTAAATAATGAACGTatatgcaaataaaaataatccaaGGGTTTAAATGTAAAATGTGACTGACTGACAGGTGCTGCAGTGTAAAAGTGAGATGAGGGTATGGCTTGCGCTGTGTGAGACATATCTCTAGATGGGTGCTTGATCACTTTTGCTTATGTGGATGATGGGGTTGTATCCTGTATTGGGCATCCCTTCGGATCCTACCCAATCCTCGAAATTCGTGGGACCCTGGCGCTCTCACCCGCGAATGAGAATTCTTCACCGCCCCATGTATAGATGATCCCAGCCTCGTCATCAGCCCTAACATGAAAATTGCCACCTCTAATCGGTCGGACAATAAAGTTAAGTTTTCATTTTGTGTGTTCTACACAGAAAATGCAGCAAAGCTGCTATTGTAGTCTTGCGTGCAAGCTACCATAGATACGTAAATTCAAATCGGTACAAAGagtaagggcccctttgaatcaaagaaataaaaaaacagaggaatagaaaaaacataggattctgataggaatataggtataaaacagaggattgcaaaacacagaaaaaatataggaatgaccgtttgattgagccgcaggaaaaacacaggaatttaaggagagataaagactcaatggattcttaacatgaggtagaacctcatacTAAATTTCCTGCAAAACTtacatgggaagaggcattccatagaaattttatGGGATTAcataggattcattcctttaattcaaagagctatataggaaaaatttctatagaaataaaatcctttaaaatttttatgaattttctttgaataAAAGGGGGGCCTAAAGAGAGCGTGCAAGAAAAAACCCAGTAAACACAACACACGTCAAAGAACAAACACGGTAGCACACCGACACCAAACAGGCCCGTTGCCACTCGCCCACTCCCCAACGGCCTTTAGAACAAGCAAACCAGGCATCTCTCACCCCAAAAGCCCGGCCGACCCGCTGATGCCCACAGGTTGTCGCTGTCATgctatttttctctttcttttttttttcacccccACCCAAACTGTCCCTTTGCAGTGCTAACACGCATCGAGATTCGCGACACGGCACGGTACAGTCATTAACAAGGCCAGGAAAACGATGGCATTCTCGTGGTTATCGTGAACAATCAGGGGCTTTGTTACAAACACCGTAGGTGCCCCTGCCTCCCTGCCAGATCTCGCTGCCTGCCATAGTGCCATGCCACTACTACTACAACTACAACAACTACATAGAGCCAGGCAGGCCAAGCTGAGCTGCGGCGCCCCACCACCATACCTCTCCGACTCCGCGCGAGCATCGCCACCAGCCCACCACCGCACCAGTAGTAGTGAGTGCTCAGTGCGTTCCACTCCACTCCGAGCTAAGCAGCGaacagctcgccgccgacgctctttctctctctgtagatatggagctgctgctgcggcggctggcggtggtggtggcggtggtggcgttgacggcggcgacggcggcggaggggtaCAACATCACCAAGATCCTCGGGGACCACCCGGAGTACTCGCAGTTCAACAAGCTGCTGACAGAGACGCGGCTGGCCGGCGACAtcaaccgccgccgcaccatcaCGGTGCTGGTGGTGGCCAACGGCGACATGGGCGCGCTCTCCGGCGGCCACTACACCCTCCCCACGCTCCGCCACATCCTCGAGATGCACATCCTCGTCGACTACTACGGCGCCAAGAAGCTCCACCAGCTCGCCCGCGGCgacaccgcctcctcctccatgttCCAGGTCAGGGTCACCTGCCTCTTTCCGTTTCCTATCCTAATCCTTGCCGGACTTATATTTTCCTACTGTAGTAGATCTGCTTGCCTCGCTACTCAGCTTCAGCTCTCAACCTCACTTTCATCGTtgatggtttttcttttcatataaaagaaattatatacacctcaagttggaattatatgcctataattaCGGGTTGAAATGGGaagttcctttttcttcttggtGTTCCGGACCTCTGCATAATTGTTCGTAATAATTGCATGCCAACACACTGAACACAGGCACTGCCAAAGTAGGTGGGTCTCGGATAGGATAGTGAAGCTTCCAttgcagggaaaaaaaaactttactacTTTTTACCTGAttacttttcctttttaaaaaagcaaaaaagcaAACTAGAGTATATATCCTCCATCGAAAAATCAGTAACTAGTAAATTCACGCTAGTAATGAGAGCTCAATTCATTTCAAAATGCGTCGCTTTCGAAGGGAGGCCCCAGTTAAGTGAGTGAGTGCACATGCATATGTCTGCCACGGCCTACTTTCTCAGttggcaaaaaaataaataaataacactAATAATAATTGCTGACTGTGCGATTATGTGTTGTTGTCCACACGGTTATGTATGCTTGGTCGTTGATGTAAACTTGTGTCGGTGGCTCGGTGCCTCTTTTATCTGCTCTAAATTGACAAATTTGGACTGTTTTGAGAAAAAATTAGTTATGGAATCCCTCGATTTCTGGGTCATTTGAAATTCCCAAGGCAAGATCTCGGCGAGTTTAAAAATTCTATACCTTCATCTAAACTTTGGATTCACATCACGTTTAGGGGGACTCATGTAGTACCATAAACCCAATTTGCCCCACGCgaagaaattaaaaaacaaatgccaATTTGCTATTTTGTATATACTCGTATGGTCAACAAACCCTCTCtgtttctgttttcttttttgtgggAAGTGTACTATTTGATTAGCTGTTAAGCAGATGAATTTGGTACGGGAATTCATTATCTTTAAGACTGGTTAAACGTTGCTTGAGTGTAATACAGGCATGATTTGAGCCGTGCAACATTGAAGGCATGTCCTGTCTGTACAGATTTTGTGCGGTACAGTAAAAATTTGCAAAACCTTGTCAACAAAATGAGgcataaatataattattaatctCGTGTGAATTTCAAAAAgttcttgcattttttttaaattaaatcaaCCATTTTGCAGGAGTCCGGGTCGGCCCCCGGCACGACGGGGTACGTGAACATCACGCAGCACCGCGGCGGGCGCGTGTCGTTCAcggcggaggacgcggcggACAGCGCGACGCCGTCGAGCTTCGTCAAGTCCGTGAAGGAGATCCCCTACGACCTCGCCGTGCTCCAGATCAGCAAGCCGCTGTCCTCCCCTGAGGCGGAGGCGCCCGtggccccgccggcgccggtgaatCTCACCGAGCTCCTCTCCAAGAAGTACTGCAAGAActtcgccggcctcctcgcctcgAACGCCGACGTGTACAGCAACATCAACGCGACCAAGGACAACGGGCTCACGCTCTTCTGCCCcgtggacgccgccgtcgacgccttCATGCCCAAGTACAAGAACCTGACGGCCAAGGGGAAGGCGGCCATCCTCCTCTACCACGCCGTGCCGGACTACTACTCGCTCCAGCTGCTCAAGTCCAACAGCGGCAAGGTCAGCAcgctcgccaccgccagcgTCGCCAAGAAGGACTACAGCTACGACGTCTCCAACGACCGCGACAGCGTCCTGCTCGACACCAAGGTCAACTCGGCCTCCGTCACCGCCACCGTCAAGGACGCCGACCCGCTCGCCGTCTACGCCATCTCCAAGTTCCTGCAGCCCAAGGAGCTCTTCAAGGTCACCGAGGACCTGGCACCGGCGCCCGCGCCGGAGGGCCCCAAGAAGAagaccaagaagaagaagccgtccaccacctccgccgctgccgccccctCCGAcgactcctccgccgccgactcgCCCGACGGCACCCCCGCGGACGACGTCGCAgacaaggccgccgccgcgccgtccgtgCTCGCCAGGTGGgttaccgccgccgccacggtcGCCGCGGCGTTGGCGTTGGCAGCTTGAGGTGGTGGTTTGAGCTTAGTGCATTTTGTGTTGAGTTCTTcagctcctctccctcttcttcttttgtCCAATTCGTGTCCCTCGTTggtgcaaaaaataagaagggctatttatttttatatctatatatttatcgCTGCAGTTCCCAGggaaaaaattgaaacaaaaaagaagaaacttaATTAGAGGTGTGATTCTAgagtttttcattttcttttgtttattggGTTTGTGGTGATCATTTTGTAATGATAGTGGTCAATGAGATTGGACAGTGTGTTTATATATGATTAAAGACATCATCAAGTTTAGAGTTGTACCCCATAtcctttttttgcttttctttttaagCTGGTCATGATGAACTTTCTCGATCACGTGTTTTACATAATCGACTTTGTGCTCGCTGCTCGACTGCTCGTCGTGAACAAGCTTGCAAAGTTGAACTTGGCATGTGGTGGCATTGCTTGTTCAGTTTGTAAAGGGGCTGGGATGCCCTGGCTGTGATTTATTAGTCACTTTAGCTTTAGCTTTCGTTCCTATGGGCTTGTTTGGATGCTTCGGACTATTAAATATTCCTCCAGAATCttactatttaggagtattaaacgtagattactaaCAAAACCAATTCCATAACCCTTAgtctattttgcgagacgaatctaacgaggtatattaatccatgattttgcggaaaatcatggattaatatacctcgttagattcgtctcgcaaaatagcttaggggttatggaatgggttttgtcagtaataaacgtttaatactcctaaataataagatccaaacaggccctatgtTACTTTTTGCTTGTGGACTGTCGGCTGTACAACCTCACTCATTGTTGAATATATAACGGGAAAGTGTTTAAATCCCGAGGATCTTTTGGTTTTTTAATGTCATcatagttatttattttttttaaaaaacattgaTAGATTAGTATAAGATATATACTCCACAAGAATTCAAAtacaaattcgacttctacaagttaacAAAATGACAAATATAACTATTAacgtttatatttaatttgttcttttattATAATTacagaagttgaatttgaactttcaTATTAGCATGTTAGTGAAGTGATATATATCTTGTCAATTATTTTTGGATAATGAAAATGGTTACATCTCTAACCTCTGCCAACAGTCACACAACTAATGAGTTAAGCATtgacgaaaaaagaaaaacaaaaatcgaATGATGGGACAAGCTCCCAACtccttaaaaaaacacacctgAATTAAAAGCTAAGACAAATCACATATATTCTAGCCAGTAATTCTATAGATACTATATCATTCAAAACGGAACAAAAGATCTTTCACTACCAATTCCAGGAGTGTAACACCACATATCATGCTCCTCCTATGAATGATGTGAGATAACCTGGATATAATTAGCCAATTTCTTATTATCTAAATTTTTATCATTTCGGCAACGCGAAATTGATCAACAAAGTGCACTAACCCCAAATAAAACTATTTCTTTTTGGACCTAGGTATTCCCATGAGCCAATTTCCAAATAAATTTTGGGCACTACAGGAGGGGgatattaaaaggaaaaaagacaCATCACCAAGCAATTATACATgacattcaaaaaaaatgtgttgAATTGTCTCTTTGTGCGTTACAAAAACAACATTCCTTATCGCCTCTCAATTCCTTTTTGTAAGGTTATCTTTTGTTaggattactttttttttgaaagaaccacATATATACTTCAATTTTTAGTGGCATCTTCACCTCCCATAAGATCCTCTTGTGATACCCACATTAGAGTTCACTATCGTACTATACATTGATTGAACCGAAAATTGGCCATTCTTATATAGCGACCAAATGAAGCAATTATTTTCATTTGATGATGCTATACTAGCTAGTCGGCATACCAAATCATCCCACTCAACTGATTTGGGACCAATAATTGCCCACCTAAACGAGATATTTATTGGTGTTGTGCTCATAACATATGCCAAAGAGCAGTGTTTCTTTCAAGTAACATTATGCAAAGAAGGGTATTGATATTTGAGAGGACATGTCCCAACCTTGAAGCTTCCCAAAATCTTACATATGTCCCATTGTTGTGTCTAAAATAACCAAAACGAAAAAACCGGGCTTTTATTCGCTTTAAACCAGCCCAAAATTGGGATATCCCAGGTTTATGAGATATTTGGGTGAGAGGTTTTCCcttcaaatatttgttttgcaAGAGGTCCTGCCATAGGCTTTCACCGTTGACTAGCTGGAATAGGCATTTGGCTAGAaaacatctatttttgataTCAAGGTTCTGGACACCAAGTCCACTTTCATCAATTAATCTATACTTATCTTCTGATTGTCACTactcaaaaaaaaagtgtgatcTGTAGAAGTCGAGTCTTTGCGGTACCCCCGAGGTATTTCAAAGAATGACAACATAAAAATGGGAAGATTCGACAGAACCGAATTAAGAAGGATTAATCTTCCACCATAtgagatgtttttttcttttccaagtgCTAAGCTTTCTCTTAAACCTATCTTCCACTTTTTTACAATCAATATTCTGGAGCTTTGGATAGTGAATAGGTATACCAAGATATCTAAAAGGAAAAGATCCTAAATTACAACCAAACAATTGTCTATACTTATCCTCTTCTTTCTTGGATTTCTCAGCGTAGAAATTTTCACTCttttgaaaattgattttcaacCTCGAGAGTTGTTCAAAGACACATAAAATAACCTTCATGTTTTTTGCCTGTTCAAAGTAATGATTAAGAAATATAACCATTTCATCAGCATATTGAAGGATGGATAATCCATCATCCACCAAATGTGGAATTATCCCTCTAATCTAACAATCGGCCTTGGCTCTCTCGATAAGGATTTCTAGGTATCAGCAACTATGTTAAAAAGAATCTGGGACATTGGATCCCCTTGTCGCAATCCTTTGAAGGTCTGAAAGTTAGGACCCACATTATCATTGACTTTAATGTGGACATTTCCTCCTTCAACCCACATTGGGAAATCCAATTACATCACCTTCAGGAAAATCCCTTCGTATGTACaaccccatcgtttggcttgtTCGAGGAATAAcccaaacaacatatttgtaaacgaaaagtaatttatgaataaaaattttatatacgtgttcttgatgatctaaaagtaaaggttgaaaaataaactatgatgaaaaacccccaaaatcaactccaaatttaaggttgaaaatttaaattttggctgataagcaaaagcataagcgaaaagatgagatcGGTAGTGTTTGTTGAAGGAATTGCCATCTGACTTATCATTAGCCTTTTTCAAAGATAATTTTCAAAATGATCccatccatatttttttatgcaacTCATGGATAGTCTCATGTAGAATTACCACCCCCTCCATGATATTTCTTCCGGGTAGAAATATTGTTTGAGTTGGGAGAATAACTTTGTGGGCAACAAATATAAGTCTATTAGCGCCaacttttgtgaaaattttgaagctGACAGTTAGCAAACAGATAGgcctatattgttgaatttATTTTGCATCGGCTTTCTTGGGAAGTAGCACAATAGTTCCAAAGATCACTCTAAACATGGGAATAGTACCTTTATGAACCTAAATAGAGCATTCAGGTCATCCTTAATGACCTCCCAGAAAAATTGATAGAAGTCTGGAGGAAATCTATCTGGACCAGGGGAAGAATTATGTTCATTCTGTTTAACTTCTCTTACTAAAAGGCCTTCGCCCTTGTACATTGCGCATGCTTCCTTTAGAGGAGAATGGAGACGTACAAGATCTACATCTTAAGATCTTGAGCCAAGGGGAGCCTGGATCATGGCTAGGTCCGGGATCCTAGGCTGCCGAATCCTTGTAGGTAACTCAGTGTTCCTGGAGAGGATCGTGGAGACCTATAAGATCTACATCTTAAAATATTAAACTGAGGGGAGCCTGGATCATGGCCCAGTTCGGGATCTAGGGCCATCGAATCCTTGTAAGTTGAGCAGATCTCAGTGAAGTTTACAAGAAATACATCTTAAAGATGATTAGGATAGACTTGGGGACTGGCTTGTCCCAAGACCTGGGTCCACTTCTATCTATGTGTATCTCTCCTTTTATCTAAAGAAGAGTGTAGAGACGTATGTCATATTCAAAAGTAAATTTCATGTATACCCTTGAAAACTCAGTCAATCCTTTTAAACCCCTGAAATTTACCCCATCCCTTCTGTACccttcaaattttaacttgatcCTTCCATGCCCCTGCCGTCACATTTTCCTTCAATTCACCGTTAAGTTGGTGACAAATTTCTTTAATGCCCTTGATgatttaggtttgaatataagcttgaaaaacgattgaaaattttgtttaattgcACAATATGTGCATTTTAGGTAgaaaatgagactaaataattagtgcggaaaattttgacaaaaactttgaaaataaaaaaatgtaaaaaaattaaattttatttgaaatttaataggacaatatatttttttatcgtgagaattcattaaaaaaatatggtgagCACTCGTAGTCCTATCTTTGTATGAATACTCCtcatttttatgactttttaaaaaataaaataaatacatataatttatttcattatctaaaagtaAATTTTGTCATAAATAATGTATCACACAtcaaactcataactataatagtctaATGTGACAAACTTCTACATTTCCaataatgtaattcataaatttgtatgttcatccaaagggtaaaatggtcatttttatagaaattagacggtCAACTGACAGGAGGGGCATGGAAGgtatcaaaatcaaattttggaggtatacaaggaagtaagcaaaatttAGGGGCATAGAAGagattagctaaaattttagtGGTACACAAGGGATTTTCAATGACTCAAAACTCTGAGTATAAGGAGTCCGAGCCCCGGCTTGTAATGGGACCCAGGCCCTCCTTATATCCTTGTGAGATGCGTCTATCTCCTTAAAAAGAGCGTTGAGACATATAAGTTACAATCTTTATTATCTTTTCATCAATGACATCTTCGAGAAAGATGAGAaagtgagagagaaagaggataaTGATGAAGGGAAGACAGATGTCACGCATGCACAAGGACAAGCAGAATGGAGAATGCCACAACGGGGACATGCACAGCAGCAGTTGTCACTGCAACGTAACTGACAACACGTCAAACATGCATGTCAACAAGTGTCCACAGATAAAGCTgctgaaaaaaaacagagagaacagAGCACAAACGCTCAGGTAACCGGTGAAACCGGTAGCTCTGGTCCAAACGAGGAAGGCAAAAGGGAactgtagacccccgtttttataacagaaatcattcgtgtaaacagtaccatttccctggatcaagtagtctggtacacacgagttcatagctgaaataccaaaagcacatacacgagagtctagtgctaattattacatcataagcccgcaggcattgtcttaaatcatcggaccgagcggtccggaatacatccaaaagcagaaatagataaggcagcggaattcaggcagcggcatgccattgccacaggcaacgactgtattaagacctactgagcgccatcgtcttcatctccctcctggtagtaggcatagggatcctccgaagctttatctcccgcttctgattaattttatatttgcaagggtgagtaccaaccgtactcagcaagccaccacagcaacaatgcatatgaaaggggtattcaaaggatggctatggttcctttgcgcaaagccagtttttgtaattcttttcacaagcctaagacctagcacagactaatcaaattttagtaccagtgttcatattaaacaatgacggttctgtccaccatccattgtgatcccaaggatagcttcccgccattgagtcgttatggttttctgaggacgtccacattcccgcctctcaggaagtggctccatcagcataaaaatcatcatgcaatatcccatcccacacaagttaagaatttagagtctagccaagtgtaatacatgtcccggtgctcaataaccgcgagcacggctattcgaatagatttggtttactcacactgcagtggatgtacactttatcCGCACTCcgtgactgcccaacacatgagcctcgtcccaacacatgagacgcgtcacggcaaagctttttgataacctcgcattggcagtacccgctccatgaacttaaatcctcatgcactctaggcgtccatgtttctagcagtgagaggagttctggcgctcccgggaaagagaagtctcacacacatattaaattatggttcaagttaagttctctctcacacacactcatggcagtcctaccaatggc
The Oryza glaberrima chromosome 8, OglaRS2, whole genome shotgun sequence DNA segment above includes these coding regions:
- the LOC127782379 gene encoding fasciclin-like arabinogalactan protein 1 codes for the protein MELLLRRLAVVVAVVALTAATAAEGYNITKILGDHPEYSQFNKLLTETRLAGDINRRRTITVLVVANGDMGALSGGHYTLPTLRHILEMHILVDYYGAKKLHQLARGDTASSSMFQESGSAPGTTGYVNITQHRGGRVSFTAEDAADSATPSSFVKSVKEIPYDLAVLQISKPLSSPEAEAPVAPPAPVNLTELLSKKYCKNFAGLLASNADVYSNINATKDNGLTLFCPVDAAVDAFMPKYKNLTAKGKAAILLYHAVPDYYSLQLLKSNSGKVSTLATASVAKKDYSYDVSNDRDSVLLDTKVNSASVTATVKDADPLAVYAISKFLQPKELFKVTEDLAPAPAPEGPKKKTKKKKPSTTSAAAAPSDDSSAADSPDGTPADDVADKAAAAPSVLARWVTAAATVAAALALAA